A region of Planktomarina temperata RCA23 DNA encodes the following proteins:
- a CDS encoding GNAT family N-acyltransferase yields the protein MWDETYLNFCIKNIDKNEILGCFRLGIFPSGTAAVHGYSAQFFDLSPLRVFDRPVLELGRFAIDPQRGNSDIFRLAWGVVTQLVDQNNVSFLFGCSSFAGTQPQTHSAGFRYLCRNDHIAPHSWRPVFHGGYRLAQALEDHKDGGAPNLPPLLQAYLGLGGKVSDHAVIDPDLGTTLLFTGLNVAQVPQKRAQRLRAIFAAH from the coding sequence ATTTGGGATGAGACTTACTTAAATTTTTGCATTAAAAACATTGATAAAAATGAAATTTTAGGTTGCTTTCGGCTTGGAATTTTTCCAAGCGGCACAGCCGCAGTGCACGGATATTCAGCGCAGTTTTTCGATCTGTCACCGCTGCGCGTATTTGACAGGCCCGTGCTGGAATTGGGGCGTTTTGCCATTGATCCACAGAGGGGGAATTCGGATATTTTTCGCCTGGCCTGGGGCGTTGTCACGCAGCTGGTCGATCAAAACAATGTGTCATTTCTCTTTGGGTGCAGCTCATTTGCAGGCACGCAGCCCCAAACACACAGCGCGGGTTTTCGCTATCTTTGTCGTAACGACCATATTGCACCGCACAGCTGGCGCCCTGTCTTTCATGGCGGTTATCGATTGGCGCAGGCATTGGAGGATCACAAGGACGGTGGTGCGCCCAATTTGCCGCCGCTTTTGCAGGCCTATTTGGGACTTGGTGGAAAAGTGAGCGATCACGCGGTCATTGACCCGGATTTGGGGACCACATTGCTCTTTACTGGTTTGAATGTGGCACAAGTTCCACAAAAAAGAGCGCAGCGTTTGCGCGCAATCTTCGCCGCGCATTGA
- the msrB gene encoding peptide-methionine (R)-S-oxide reductase MsrB yields the protein MADIEKTDREWQEMLSPLAYKVTRKHGTERAFSHDNFPKEAGYYACVCCGATLFSQDDKFDSGTGWPSFTQPMAGAPIGESIDNSWFSTRTEVHCATCSAHLGHVFPDGPAPTGLRYCMNGVALTFHRDAAD from the coding sequence ATGGCTGATATCGAAAAAACGGATCGCGAGTGGCAGGAAATGCTGTCTCCACTGGCCTATAAGGTCACGCGCAAGCATGGCACAGAGCGGGCTTTCAGCCACGACAACTTTCCAAAAGAGGCGGGATATTATGCCTGCGTTTGCTGCGGCGCAACCTTGTTTTCACAAGATGATAAATTTGACAGCGGTACGGGATGGCCCTCCTTTACCCAACCCATGGCGGGTGCTCCAATTGGCGAAAGCATTGATAATTCGTGGTTCTCCACACGCACAGAGGTGCATTGCGCAACCTGCTCTGCGCATTTGGGCCATGTCTTTCCCGATGGGCCGGCGCCGACTGGCTTGAGGTATTGTATGAACGGCGTTGCGCTCACGTTCCACAGGGATGCAGCAGATTAA
- a CDS encoding outer membrane protein assembly factor BamE domain-containing protein — MLNKTKTTVVGFCLFAAISCTPVYRNHGYTPSEAQLANLVVGVDTRATAEETLGVPTISDTETGRLYYISSRWRHYGMNPPEPISRDIVAVALDSAEVVTNVSRYSLEDGEIVALTRRVTDGGTEEISFLQQLLGNIGRFDASDILSEP, encoded by the coding sequence ATGCTAAATAAAACAAAGACCACTGTGGTTGGGTTCTGTCTTTTCGCGGCCATATCTTGTACGCCGGTCTATCGCAACCATGGCTACACGCCGTCCGAAGCGCAGCTGGCGAATCTAGTGGTGGGCGTGGATACGCGCGCAACGGCAGAGGAAACTCTGGGCGTGCCCACGATTTCTGACACAGAAACAGGCCGGCTCTATTATATTTCAAGCCGCTGGCGGCATTATGGCATGAACCCGCCCGAGCCTATTTCCCGTGATATAGTGGCCGTCGCGTTGGATTCGGCCGAGGTTGTGACAAACGTCAGCCGTTACAGCCTTGAGGATGGCGAGATTGTGGCTCTGACGCGGCGCGTGACCGACGGCGGCACGGAAGAAATTTCCTTCCTGCAGCAATTGCTTGGTAACATCGGACGCTTCGATGCCAGCGACATTTTGAGCGAGCCTTAA
- a CDS encoding YceD family protein: MTMLSKPKYEFKNGAQMRPNHAHPRLELKHLVQNRGVNFDLTLSEAEISEIVEQLDLLSLRKIKFSGVILPIGKGDWGLSGELGATVEQACSLTLAPVRSRIDTPVVRNFRKSPITLSHSGPEHEIPEDDSEEQLEDVIDLARVFSEALSLALPDYPRAEGAELKTAEFAPPGVTPLTDEAARPFSVLAGLKDKLQ, translated from the coding sequence ATGACTATGCTATCGAAGCCTAAATATGAATTCAAGAATGGAGCGCAGATGCGGCCAAACCATGCTCACCCACGCCTCGAGTTGAAACACCTGGTGCAAAACAGAGGCGTTAACTTCGATCTGACCCTTTCAGAGGCGGAGATTTCCGAGATTGTCGAGCAATTGGATCTGCTTAGCCTACGAAAAATTAAGTTTTCTGGAGTAATTCTGCCCATCGGAAAGGGCGATTGGGGGCTGTCGGGCGAATTGGGCGCGACGGTGGAGCAGGCCTGCAGCCTGACCCTCGCCCCGGTGCGCAGCCGTATCGACACGCCAGTTGTCCGCAATTTCCGTAAGTCTCCGATCACCTTGAGCCATTCGGGCCCCGAGCATGAAATTCCAGAGGATGACAGTGAAGAACAATTGGAAGATGTCATTGACCTTGCACGGGTGTTTTCAGAAGCTCTATCACTTGCCTTGCCCGATTATCCCCGCGCCGAAGGGGCCGAGCTCAAAACTGCCGAATTTGCCCCGCCCGGAGTGACGCCGCTCACCGATGAGGCGGCCAGACCCTTTTCCGTGCTGGCAGGCTTGAAGGATAAGCTCCAGTAA
- the rpmF gene encoding 50S ribosomal protein L32: MAVPKSKITRSRRGMRRSHDALVAANPNECTNCGELKRPHHVCASCGHYDDREVIATTEEVDLDEDAA; the protein is encoded by the coding sequence ATGGCTGTCCCAAAAAGTAAGATTACACGGAGCCGTCGTGGCATGCGACGCTCACATGACGCACTTGTTGCGGCAAACCCTAATGAATGCACAAACTGCGGTGAGCTGAAGCGTCCGCATCACGTTTGCGCATCTTGCGGTCACTATGATGATCGCGAAGTGATTGCGACGACTGAGGAAGTAGATCTCGACGAAGACGCGGCATAA
- the plsX gene encoding phosphate acyltransferase PlsX, with product MSMTDTQTIADGTNSNVVVSVDAMGGDKGPGVIIAGLLRAVHTHSNIRFLVHGPQAVLAPLIDKHNLEEFCTIVHAERTVSMDDKPSQVMRHGKGTSMWSAVTSVKQKEADACVSCGNTGALMAISMVRLRKLAGINRPAIAILWPSFGPNGSNVMLDVGADVRADESDLLQFALMGASYSRNGFAVKRPRVGLLNVGTEEHKGRAELKAAHDLIKESAESGQFEFVGFVEGGDIPSDRVDVIVTDGFTGNVALKTAEGTASFIGTALRQSFKHNLLAKLSAILAYGPLSRLKRTTDPRRVNGGVFLGLNGTVVKSHGAADATGVAAAVGLAYRLGSAKFSTKLAARVASVNGFAEDREEDGN from the coding sequence ATCTCAATGACGGACACCCAAACCATCGCTGACGGAACCAACTCGAATGTTGTCGTATCCGTCGATGCCATGGGGGGAGACAAAGGGCCCGGTGTGATTATCGCCGGGCTTTTGCGTGCGGTGCACACACATTCTAATATCCGGTTTCTGGTGCATGGCCCTCAAGCGGTGTTGGCGCCTCTGATTGACAAGCACAATCTCGAAGAGTTTTGCACCATTGTGCATGCTGAGCGCACCGTTTCCATGGATGACAAGCCAAGCCAAGTGATGCGCCATGGCAAGGGCACCTCAATGTGGTCAGCCGTGACTTCGGTCAAACAAAAAGAGGCCGATGCCTGTGTTTCTTGCGGCAATACCGGCGCTTTGATGGCCATTTCAATGGTGCGCCTGCGTAAATTGGCAGGAATCAACCGGCCTGCGATTGCGATTCTCTGGCCGTCTTTTGGACCAAACGGATCCAATGTAATGCTTGATGTGGGCGCAGATGTGCGTGCAGATGAAAGTGATTTGTTACAATTTGCCCTGATGGGCGCGTCTTACTCGCGCAATGGTTTTGCCGTGAAACGGCCGCGAGTTGGACTTCTCAACGTTGGCACCGAAGAGCATAAAGGCCGCGCCGAGCTGAAGGCTGCACATGATCTCATCAAAGAGTCAGCGGAGAGCGGACAATTTGAATTCGTAGGCTTTGTCGAGGGTGGGGATATCCCATCAGACCGGGTCGATGTTATCGTAACCGACGGATTTACAGGCAATGTTGCGCTGAAAACCGCCGAAGGCACCGCGAGCTTTATCGGCACAGCCCTGCGTCAATCTTTTAAACATAATTTGCTCGCCAAACTCTCTGCGATCTTAGCCTATGGTCCGCTAAGCCGCCTCAAGCGCACCACAGACCCGCGCCGGGTCAACGGCGGCGTGTTCTTGGGGCTCAATGGCACGGTGGTAAAATCCCATGGCGCGGCTGACGCAACAGGAGTTGCGGCGGCGGTTGGCCTGGCCTATCGTTTAGGTTCAGCAAAGTTTAGCACCAAGCTCGCCGCGCGTGTAGCTTCGGTCAATGGGTTCGCAGAGGACCGCGAAGAAGACGGGAACTAA
- a CDS encoding beta-ketoacyl-ACP synthase III, which yields MRRAVVESIGHYLPERVVENSEFEATLDTNDAWIRSRTGIERRHFAAEGETTSDMGIKAAQAALANAGCSVEDVDAIILATSTADLTFPSAATMVQHGLGMNHGFAFDVQAVCAGFLFALNTANSMIASGQASRILVIGAETFSKLMDWTDRGTCVLFGDGAGAMLIAAQEDETSDRGILATTLRSDGRYKDILYVDGGVSMQTTGHLRMQGKEVFRHAVEKLSNTALEAIEAAGLTTDDVDWIVPHQANKRILEGMSKRLKVPMDRVVMTVNNHGNTSAASIPLAMAVAAQDKRIKQGDIVVTGAIGGGLAWGTAVIRW from the coding sequence ATGCGCAGAGCAGTTGTTGAATCCATTGGCCACTACCTGCCCGAACGCGTGGTGGAAAACTCCGAATTTGAAGCAACGCTGGACACCAATGACGCCTGGATCCGCAGCCGCACCGGCATCGAACGTCGCCATTTCGCCGCTGAAGGGGAAACAACCTCTGATATGGGCATCAAAGCCGCTCAAGCAGCTTTGGCCAATGCCGGATGCAGCGTCGAGGACGTCGATGCCATTATTCTGGCAACCTCAACCGCCGACCTCACCTTCCCCTCCGCCGCCACAATGGTACAGCATGGGCTTGGTATGAACCACGGGTTCGCCTTTGACGTTCAAGCGGTCTGTGCAGGATTTTTGTTTGCCTTGAACACCGCAAATTCCATGATTGCCAGCGGCCAGGCCAGTCGCATATTGGTCATCGGTGCGGAGACATTTTCAAAACTGATGGATTGGACCGATCGCGGGACCTGCGTGTTGTTTGGCGATGGCGCTGGCGCCATGTTAATTGCCGCGCAGGAGGATGAAACCTCTGACCGCGGAATTCTGGCCACCACATTGCGCTCGGATGGGCGCTACAAAGACATTCTTTACGTCGATGGTGGCGTATCCATGCAAACCACTGGGCATCTGCGGATGCAGGGCAAAGAAGTTTTTCGTCATGCGGTCGAGAAACTCTCAAACACGGCGCTTGAGGCAATTGAAGCGGCCGGTCTGACCACGGACGATGTGGATTGGATCGTACCACATCAGGCCAACAAACGCATTTTGGAAGGAATGTCCAAACGCCTCAAAGTCCCTATGGACCGAGTCGTTATGACCGTAAACAACCATGGCAACACCTCTGCGGCCTCTATTCCTCTTGCGATGGCAGTGGCCGCCCAGGACAAACGCATCAAACAAGGCGATATTGTGGTCACAGGCGCCATTGGCGGCGGTCTGGCCTGGGGAACCGCGGTTATTCGCTGGTAA